Proteins encoded by one window of Chryseobacterium aquaeductus:
- a CDS encoding SRPBCC family protein, with protein sequence MDPITIDITILAPVEKVWEYYNEPKHIVKWNFAHESWHCPSSENDLRVGGKFNNRMEAKDGSFGFDFVGIYDEVAENELIKYHMEDGRNVEIIFEKIDENTTKVKIIFDPEKQNSAEMQRDGWYAILNFFHKYVENN encoded by the coding sequence ATGGATCCAATTACAATTGATATTACGATTTTAGCACCTGTAGAAAAAGTTTGGGAATATTATAACGAACCGAAACATATAGTAAAATGGAATTTTGCCCACGAATCATGGCATTGTCCGAGTTCTGAAAATGATCTGAGAGTTGGGGGAAAATTCAACAACAGAATGGAAGCCAAAGACGGAAGTTTCGGATTTGATTTTGTTGGAATTTACGATGAAGTTGCAGAAAACGAACTCATCAAATACCACATGGAAGATGGGCGAAATGTAGAGATTATATTTGAAAAGATAGATGAAAATACCACGAAAGTCAAAATCATTTTTGATCCTGAAAAGCAAAATTCTGCAGAGATGCAGCGTGACGGTTGGTATGCGATACTCAACTTCTTCCACAAATATGTGGAAAATAATTAA
- a CDS encoding DinB family protein, with product MDTPKSQKLEIIIPAFRGHSQNFMMVLDRISEEDALKRIEGRTNHIVWMVGNFLDMRYAMGNVLGIEEKFEFKEYFSEGKALDENFKYPTLKQLKDSFHKISPLVYQKLLEVSDEDLDKDFPMGMNIEFFPENVLNFVGMCIGREDYLCGQVGLMRRILGYEGMKYDFDENMKY from the coding sequence ATGGACACACCAAAATCACAAAAACTAGAAATCATTATTCCTGCATTTCGGGGTCACAGTCAAAATTTCATGATGGTTCTCGACAGAATTTCTGAAGAAGATGCTTTAAAAAGAATTGAAGGCAGAACCAATCACATCGTTTGGATGGTAGGGAACTTTCTCGATATGCGCTACGCCATGGGAAATGTTCTCGGAATTGAAGAAAAATTTGAATTCAAAGAATATTTCTCTGAAGGAAAAGCGTTGGATGAAAATTTCAAATATCCGACTTTAAAACAGTTGAAAGACAGTTTTCATAAAATTTCACCTTTAGTCTATCAAAAATTGCTTGAAGTTTCTGATGAAGATTTAGATAAAGATTTCCCGATGGGAATGAACATCGAATTTTTTCCGGAAAATGTTCTGAATTTTGTTGGAATGTGCATCGGAAGAGAAGATTATTTATGCGGACAAGTAGGATTAATGCGAAGAATTCTCGGCTACGAAGGCATGAAATACGATTTTGACGAAAATATGAAATATTGA
- a CDS encoding Crp/Fnr family transcriptional regulator — MILTNKALEISYDFPFFFPEELEEIFQAHEIVTYHKGDYILEEGKTANEYFILDSGLARSFVNDFNGNEVTTHFFADNEIIIDVLSLFQRIPSQENIVCITDCECWKLDYEVFQELFHKIPNLREWGRSWMSQQLFAYKQRSVEMFTLSATKRYLNLLEQKSKVVQFAPLKQVASYLGVTDTSLSRIRKELVSHPRKN, encoded by the coding sequence ATGATACTTACCAACAAGGCATTAGAAATCTCTTACGATTTTCCATTTTTTTTTCCCGAAGAACTTGAAGAGATATTTCAGGCTCACGAAATAGTAACTTATCACAAAGGAGATTATATTCTTGAAGAAGGCAAAACGGCTAACGAATATTTTATTTTAGATAGTGGCTTGGCTCGCTCATTCGTCAACGATTTTAATGGAAATGAAGTGACCACGCATTTTTTTGCAGACAATGAAATCATCATTGATGTGTTATCACTTTTTCAAAGAATTCCGAGTCAGGAAAACATCGTGTGCATCACCGATTGTGAGTGTTGGAAACTGGATTATGAAGTTTTTCAGGAGTTATTTCACAAAATTCCAAACCTTCGTGAATGGGGAAGATCTTGGATGTCTCAGCAACTTTTTGCTTATAAACAGCGTTCTGTAGAGATGTTCACACTGTCGGCAACCAAACGGTATCTTAATCTTTTGGAACAAAAATCTAAGGTCGTACAGTTCGCACCTCTTAAACAGGTTGCTTCATACCTAGGTGTTACAGACACTTCGCTCAGCAGAATCCGTAAAGAATTGGTTTCTCATCCCAGAAAAAATTAA
- a CDS encoding VOC family protein, translating to MNNHIFPCLWYDGDGKESAKFYCEIFGGKITEDSQMVLNIELFGQKLMLLNGGPQFEKNASVSFMVMCESEDEVQNYWNRLSDGGIVLMELGEYPWSKKYGWVHDQFGVTWQLYLGEKQGEQKIIPTLMFIHQNNGKALEAMEFYTKIFPDSKIGNVLKYGDGVGDENHEIPENVQHAHFEIDGYSLFCMDNSYDHNFDFNEGISMVVMTENQEETDYLWNSLISNGGNESMCGWLKDQFGFSWQIVPKRLIQLMNDSDQEKALKVVQEMMKMKKIVIADLENAYNS from the coding sequence ATGAATAATCACATTTTCCCGTGTCTTTGGTATGACGGAGACGGCAAAGAATCTGCAAAATTTTACTGTGAAATTTTTGGCGGAAAAATCACCGAAGATTCTCAGATGGTTTTAAATATCGAACTTTTTGGTCAGAAATTGATGCTTCTAAACGGTGGACCGCAGTTTGAAAAAAATGCTTCGGTTTCTTTTATGGTCATGTGTGAATCTGAAGATGAAGTTCAAAATTATTGGAATCGATTATCAGACGGTGGAATCGTTTTGATGGAACTTGGAGAATATCCTTGGAGCAAAAAATACGGTTGGGTTCATGATCAATTTGGGGTGACCTGGCAACTGTATTTGGGCGAAAAGCAGGGCGAGCAAAAAATTATTCCGACCTTGATGTTTATTCACCAAAATAATGGGAAAGCTTTGGAAGCAATGGAATTCTACACCAAAATTTTTCCTGATTCTAAAATAGGAAACGTTTTAAAATATGGCGACGGTGTAGGTGACGAAAACCACGAAATCCCGGAAAATGTGCAACATGCTCATTTTGAAATTGACGGTTATTCTCTTTTTTGTATGGATAATTCCTACGATCACAATTTTGATTTTAATGAAGGAATTTCGATGGTGGTAATGACGGAAAATCAAGAAGAAACAGATTATTTGTGGAATTCTCTTATATCAAATGGCGGAAATGAAAGTATGTGTGGCTGGCTGAAAGATCAATTCGGATTTAGTTGGCAGATTGTTCCCAAAAGACTGATTCAGCTGATGAACGATTCTGATCAGGAAAAAGCTCTGAAAGTAGTTCAGGAAATGATGAAAATGAAAAAAATTGTGATTGCAGATTTGGAGAATGCTTATAATTCTTAA
- a CDS encoding VOC family protein gives MAKLNPYLNFDGTAEEAFNFYKTVFGGEFVGEIHKMGNAPGTENLSDEEKNRIMHIALPIGGDLLMASDIVPSFGQTLTVGNNNYVSVFPDSREDAENIFKGLSEGGNIEMPLEDQFWGDYFGSFQDKYGVHWMINYNEEYTK, from the coding sequence ATGGCAAAACTAAATCCTTACCTCAATTTTGACGGCACAGCAGAAGAAGCTTTTAATTTTTACAAGACCGTTTTTGGTGGTGAATTTGTGGGAGAAATTCATAAAATGGGAAATGCTCCGGGAACAGAAAATTTATCAGACGAAGAGAAAAATAGAATCATGCATATTGCGTTGCCAATTGGCGGAGATTTGTTGATGGCTTCGGATATTGTACCAAGTTTCGGACAAACGTTAACGGTAGGAAATAATAATTATGTCTCTGTTTTCCCGGACTCAAGAGAAGATGCAGAAAATATCTTTAAAGGACTTTCTGAAGGCGGAAATATAGAAATGCCTCTTGAAGACCAGTTTTGGGGAGATTATTTCGGAAGTTTCCAAGATAAATATGGCGTGCATTGGATGATCAATTATAATGAAGAGTACACAAAATAA
- a CDS encoding DUF763 domain-containing protein encodes MKRSGTATLPLHFGKVPPWLYERMSVLGLSIVEVMLADYGKDEVLKRLADPFWFQSFGAVMGMDWHSSGITTSVMGALKRSINPRSKELGIYICGGKGRFSKETPNELLVIADKTGLNGTELVRASKLSAKVDNTAIQDGYQLYLHNFIVSDEGNWAVVQQGMNDSDGTARRYHWHSHNMDSFVDQPHKGIQGINQGKILNLTASEAQENRQGILEISHTNSEKIMQDFANLILPAHHEVRASDVDLKKLGTLLYITRENQPENFEELLLLKGVGPRTLQSLALVSEVIHGAPSRFRDPARFSFAHGGKDGHPFPVPINVYDETLSILQKGIEKSKLGNSDKLKSINKLHTVISDAEKNFTPDFDINEVIEEERQNSWRFGGKTVFGDAEKPRNGDGIQLSMF; translated from the coding sequence ATGAAACGCTCCGGAACAGCGACTTTACCCTTACACTTCGGAAAAGTACCTCCTTGGTTGTACGAGCGTATGTCAGTTTTGGGACTCTCAATCGTTGAGGTCATGCTGGCAGATTATGGGAAAGATGAAGTGCTAAAAAGATTGGCAGATCCGTTTTGGTTTCAGAGTTTTGGTGCGGTGATGGGAATGGATTGGCATTCTTCCGGAATCACAACTTCGGTAATGGGAGCATTAAAACGAAGCATCAATCCAAGATCCAAAGAGCTCGGAATCTACATCTGTGGCGGCAAAGGCAGATTTTCCAAAGAAACTCCAAACGAACTTTTAGTAATCGCCGATAAAACAGGACTTAATGGAACTGAATTAGTTCGTGCAAGCAAATTATCTGCAAAGGTTGACAATACGGCAATTCAGGATGGTTATCAGCTGTATCTCCATAATTTTATTGTATCAGACGAAGGAAATTGGGCAGTTGTGCAACAGGGAATGAATGATTCAGACGGCACAGCAAGGCGCTACCATTGGCATTCTCACAACATGGATTCTTTTGTTGACCAACCTCACAAGGGCATTCAAGGGATTAACCAAGGAAAAATCTTAAATTTAACAGCAAGTGAGGCGCAGGAAAACCGTCAGGGAATTCTTGAAATCTCTCATACCAATTCTGAAAAAATAATGCAGGATTTTGCCAATTTGATATTGCCTGCTCATCATGAAGTTCGTGCTTCGGATGTCGACTTAAAAAAACTGGGAACACTTTTGTACATAACCAGAGAAAACCAACCGGAAAATTTTGAAGAATTGCTTTTATTGAAAGGTGTGGGACCAAGAACTCTACAGAGTCTGGCTTTGGTAAGTGAAGTGATTCATGGCGCACCATCACGATTCCGAGATCCTGCTAGATTTTCTTTCGCTCATGGCGGAAAAGACGGTCATCCGTTTCCCGTTCCAATCAATGTGTATGACGAAACCCTTTCAATTTTACAAAAAGGAATCGAAAAATCTAAACTTGGAAATTCAGATAAATTAAAATCAATCAACAAACTACATACAGTAATTTCAGACGCTGAGAAAAATTTTACTCCCGATTTTGATATTAACGAAGTGATTGAGGAAGAACGACAAAACTCCTGGCGTTTTGGCGGAAAAACCGTTTTTGGAGATGCAGAAAAACCAAGAAACGGCGATGGAATTCAGTTGTCGATGTTTTAA
- a CDS encoding VOC family protein yields the protein MEINQIFVNLPVKDIQQTKKFWKAIGFTINEKFSDEKSVCVVMKEDLINVMFLTEEYFKTFSERPVPKGDTTQVLISIALNSREEVDQIVSTAVENGASQHEEPQDYGWMYQNSFWDINGHGWNVMFADVSQMPSQH from the coding sequence ATGGAAATCAATCAAATATTTGTAAACCTTCCCGTAAAAGATATTCAGCAAACCAAAAAATTTTGGAAGGCTATCGGCTTTACGATCAACGAAAAATTTTCTGATGAAAAGTCTGTCTGTGTGGTCATGAAAGAAGATCTAATCAACGTAATGTTTCTGACAGAAGAATATTTTAAGACATTTTCCGAAAGACCTGTACCAAAAGGTGATACCACTCAGGTTCTGATTTCAATTGCGCTAAACAGTCGCGAAGAAGTTGATCAAATCGTAAGTACTGCTGTGGAAAATGGAGCTTCACAACATGAGGAACCTCAGGATTATGGCTGGATGTACCAAAATTCTTTCTGGGATATCAATGGTCACGGCTGGAATGTAATGTTTGCCGATGTTTCTCAAATGCCATCACAACATTAA